The genomic DNA aaaaacttatttaacacattaaataaataactaatttatattatttatatcggaaaaaccttaaaaattatttttacaaaggTTTAGCGTTATACACAAATAAATGAACGGCGTGTGGTTTTGATACCGACTCACTGAGGAGGTGATTCCAATTTCCACATAGATGAGGGAGGGAGGGCATGGGAAGCTCCAATCCCAAAGAGGCACATGAAAGCTGAGATGAGAAGTGCGTGCGTAACTCTCCAAAACAAGTCATTTTCctaagagagagaaagagagatgcACTGCCGACGGCGTCCCTTTGCTGACTCTGCGCCTCACACCATGATGGTGGGGACGCTTCCTCATTCTTATCCCTTCCTTTTCCCCTCCACGTCCGGCGTTCCTTAACACCCACACCCAAAACTCTTCCAACTTCCATCTACCGTCCTCTTCTCCCCTCTCCAAATCCGCTGCTCTGTCTCATGGACAACCAGGCCGCTCATCCAAATCCTCGGTCCCACCACCACCCCTTCGGCGGCggcggaggaggaggaggagggggcCGTGAGGACTGCTGGAGCGAAGGCGCCACAGAGACTCTAGTGGAGGCGTGGGGAGATCGTTATCTGGAGCTCAACCGCGGTAACCTCCGTCAGAAGGACTGGAAGGAAGTCGCTGACGCCGTTAACAGTCGCCAGAACGGAGTAAAGCCCCGGAAGACCTACATCCAGTGCAAGAACCGGATCGACACCTTGAAGAAGAAGTACAAGCTCGAGAAATCGAAGCCGGCGCCGTCTTCCTGGCCATTCTACTCCCGCCTCGACTACCTGATCGGCGCCGTGGCGGCGGCAGCTCCGGGAGGAAAGAAATTCGCGGCGGCAGTGCAGCGGAAGTCCCCCGCCGTGACTTTCACCGTGAAGGCTGGGAAGGACAAGATCAGCCCTAGCCCCAACCATAACCCTAATGCCGTTGTGTATTCCGGCGGATCGTCATCGAAGTCGAGGCTGCAATCGGCGGGGTCGACGGAGAGCTCTCGCGGCGGAGGCCTTGACGACGGCGATGACGAAGACGTGGTGTTCGATGGCCGGGTCAGGAAGCATCGGATGGATTCGATGGATTTATCGGATGGAGCGGCGTGTAGGGAATTGGCGAGGGCGATTTTGAAGTTTGGGGAGATTTATGAGAGGATTGAGTGTGCGAAGCAGCAGCAGATGATGGACTTGGAGAAGCAGAAGATGGAGTTCACTAAGGATCTGGAAGTTCAGAGGATGCATATGTTCATGGATGCTCAGCTCGAGCTTGAGAAGATGAAGCACCCCAAGTTTGCATCTGGCTCTGGTGAGCTCCATCATTTCCTCTTCTTGTATTCGCTGACTAATCCAATTGATTAATCATTTGAGGCAGTTCCAATATTTTTAGATGAATAATTGTTGCTATGGAACGACTCAAAATTTTGCGCTACAACTGAAGCTTTGAACTTTATTCTTACAATTGAGGCCTTAAATCTGAATTCATCTGGTGCTAAACCTTATGATTTTGATTCAATCTTACATTCTTTTGGCCTGAATCTTATATTCTACCAAATTCTGTGCTTCCGATTGAAACCAAGTCAAAATACTCCTGCAAATTTTGAATTCTGCCCCCTTTGAGTTTTAATATTTCAGTTTCTTGCTTGGAATGATGTTAAGATGGAATCATGACCTTCATGGAAACTAAAAAtgaattctaaagttgactcaaaaaaattgttatgaAGTTTCTAAAGTGAGAAACCATCCCACTTTGCAATTTGTGTGATTAATGTACATATATACTTGATATAGCTTCTTATTATAACGAGATATGATGAGTTGCTGggtgaaataaaaagaaaaatgaaaggcaaatggatttagaaaattataaatatgaattaCCAATGATGTATAAAGATGAGTTAGTTATGGAAATGACTAATTTTCAATCcgataaaatcaaatttatgctATTATACGTGCCTTGGGTAAATGTCCTATAGTGTATCTATATTATTGTCTTTTGTCAGATCAGTCATTTTATATCATTGCTTGTCGGGAAATGACAAAAGGAGTTATGGCTATGTAGGCAGAATTAGttcttgataattttgtttaggTTGAACTTGCTAGGATTACTAGTTTAGTTGTTTACAATGTGAAATTTATAAAGTAATGTTGCAGtctgggattttttttcatgttgttggcaaaaaaaatttaatgattgaGAAAGAGGCATTTGTACATGTGGAAGCTTCTGGGCTGCAGCATCATGTTGTGGTGGTGATTCTGATTGTTGCTTGTTGTGGTGTTGGAATTAAATGTGTTCTTGGGTATAATTTTCCACtatcaaactattttttgtAGGATTTGCAGATAAGACATCTTACTTTAATAAATGTagagggctttttttttttcttcttcttctatcaTTCTGATTCTTGGACATGGCATGGAATTCCATCTGTACTTCGAATCATTTGGAACAAGGGCAACAAATCTATTATCGCATTTTCCAACTTCAACTCGTGTTTCTTTGTGTTCGAACACAAGTAAGGTGCATTCTTATGTCATTGTTGCTCCAGGGGAGAAGTTGTTACTGCAGAATGCCATCTAATTGGGGGTAGGCAAGATGTTGGCAGGTGCAGTTAAGTGAGGGCTTGCCTTATGCAATGGCATTACTCTCGAATCATGATTTGAACTCAAGGCACCATTaagctttttttatttgtctattaTGTTTCCACTTTAGGAGATTGAGTTTACCTATTCAAAAAAAAGGGGAGATTGGGTTTGGATTTATTGCTTGGGTGTCTCTTATGGTGGAGTGCTTAGGACATACAAGAATATTTATATGTCACAGTATATAATATATCAAGAAATTGGTAGCATATTCACGGTTTCTGACTCTGGTTATAACCTGTCAAGATCATTACAATAAGCCTTGGGTTTGTTCTGGCGGTGACACTACCATGCCCTCTGTTTGCCTGGTTCAGTTGCCAATAAGTAGCAATAAGTTGCAACCATTCTGCTATATAATTAGATGATCTACCACGTGGATCTCATTATAAGATAGAACTAATAGTGCTACCTTATGCAACATTGTTGGTTTATCATCTAAAGAAACCTTTTTACTTTCTGAGTGGCAGTTGTTAATTCTATTCTCCAAGCTTCTCTTGCATATGGTCCTCAGTGTGCTGTTGACTGTCTGTATTGATTAACTATGATTTGACCATCAATATTGAAGTCTACAATGTGAGGTGTGGGACGGGGGGGACCAATGGGGTGAGCCTTGAAAGTGTGCTGGGAAGGCCCCAGGACCCCCTTATAAGCCCCTGCCCCCACTATGTCAACTCTATTGTGTCAGTTCAGGTAGTTCCTTTGTTCTATGACACCTAATATTAACCATCCTTCACAAGCATTCATTTTTCAAGTTCAGTTGGTAGTTGTGCTAATACTCAAATTATAACAAATAAGCATTGTATTGAAAAGTCTAGGTTTGCAAGTTGTGAGAGAATCTCAAGTCGAATGAGGTTTTTCGtttcttttagtttaaattATCATTACTCGCACAAGCCAATGAGACTAGTGCTATCTTATGCTAATGTTAGTGTGGGTTTTCCAACACATTCCAACAAACATCTAACTTTGGGAGTCCTTTACAGGGAAGAAGTTATAGCTGGGAATGGCATGAAGAACCACATCTCCCTATCCTGGAAGAGAAGGTGATTTGATGATTTGCTTTGCAGATTCCCCCTCTTGAAAATGGGGTACAAACTAATGACTGGTGGTGCACGGAATGGatgataaaattatcaaatgttCACAATGTGAAGCACTTACAATGCCATGCCTGTGTTTATAACATGTAATTGGTAACTGTGCATATACCCAAATGTGTTGCCCAGGCCTATATTGGCCTCATTGTAGCCGTTGGGTTTGAATTATGGGTGCaccaaatatttcatatttgccAGTATATTTGCCTTGTGTCTTACCCAATGGAGCAGCTGGCAATTTAGGGGAAATCCAAGTCTCTCACTAAGATGATTTGGTCAGCCTAATATAAGTTCCTCCTACTTCCGTAGTTTATGTTGGATAGCTAGTTTTGCTGTTCTTAAAAGTGTCTCTCCGTTGTTAATCATATTTGGGTTTCCAGATGTTTGGTACATCTGTAAACCGAGCATCCTTCAGCTTCTCCAGCCATGCTCATCAACTCCAAATGGAGCGGAccattatttttgaatttgttttaagTATTTTGTGAATGAATAGTTATATATAGGTAAGTATTaagtataaattttatatcataaatataatcTTCTTGGAAATTCAGTAACCATTTTAGATATAGTTTGCTGGCGGGTCGGGTCTTTTTTGAAAGGGTTTGGGTCTTTgtaaactgttttaaaaaacaaaatttctgtttttaagaacaacaaAACGTTGGAGAACGTGTTCGGTAATCAAACAGCAAAAGACGATTTGcagttcttgaaaataaaaaataagatacatattttagttgtttttttggttaaaataaatatatataaaaaaaattaatttaaaatgtctcaaattcaagtttttaaacaattttttatttcacaaaatattataaaacggttttaaaaaatactttttagaattgtttttcaaaatgcTTCCTAGACATTggcttcattttcatttcctgCCTTCATTATctcaaatgaaaatatataacaCCACTCTTGTTCCCCAATTTCTCATCAACAAATAACAAACAATTATATTACCCATATTTTAAGCCATTGCTATgtaaatagaaaacaaagaagGCAAGAAATGTTCCTGCGCGAAAGATTGAAACATAGAAACATAGAACGGAGTTTCATCTTTCATCAATCTCATTAATTAGAAGAATATTGGTTGAAATTCATTTTGTCAGCCGAGTTTTAGAAGTTGGAGGCTGATGATAGTCTGTCAAAATAGTGGGAGGTTAGATGCATTCGGAGGTTGCTGGATTGGTGTTCAGATGCTGGTCGGAAGCTAATAAAGATCTTCCCCGTTGAAAGCAATGACCGTAGTTTTGATTCTTCCAAGGCACGGTTTAAATTCATTGACCTGGGAGCTCCCCAGAAGCCTCAGTCTtggaatattgaaaattatgagaaaaaaaaaattacgagatggactaaaaaattaaataataaaacatacaTCAATCACATAATATTATTTACATAATCtggtttataattttaattttatagtcAAGTTTCTTAGAATCGATCATTTTACCTAACCAATGACCTGAATTCATAAACATCATTactatcatttattttctatcaatgaacaaaaaaatatgttaatgaCATTTCATTTTCCTACAAGAATATGTTTGAGATCAATACGATGAAAACTTAATTTTGTGGgaagtttgaaataaaagacCTTAGAGTTGCCAAAAAAGTATATGAGTATTGAGATTTATAGACATTGAGAAGTAAGGAAATCGTACTAATTACATAAAAAGTACATTGAAAAAGTGTTGGAATGCTTTGGAATGTAATGGCAAAAACCAATGAGTCTCCACTAACAACTCATTTTAAACTTTCAACTGCTTTCTCACCACAAACTGAGGAAGAGGGGGGACACGTCACATGTGTCCTTATGTTAGTGTAGTTGAAGCATTATGTATGCTATGGTTTACACATTTTACATGCAATTGGTGTGGTGAATTGATATATGGATCACCTTGAAAAGAtccattttcaaacaataaaatgaATGCTTTTGTACTTAAGCATAATATCACATGTTGGCTTAGTGAATTGATATATGGATCACCTTGAAAAGAtccattttcaaacaataaaatgaATACTTCTGTACTTAAGCATAATATCACATGTTGGCTTAGTATATAACAAAAGTAGTGATGTCTCTAGGACAAGTGTTGATGGTGTTGATTTTGACAATATTGAAGATATGGATATAAAAAAGTCTCTAACAGGGCATGCATTCACTTTATGTGGTATTGTTATTAGTTGGAAAGCAACATTAcaatctacaattttttttcaacaattaaagTAGAATACATGGTAGTCATAGAAGTAATGAAAGAAGCTATTTATCTTAAAGGGTTTGGTTGGGAATTTAGGCTTACAATAAGAGTTGACTATTGTGCATTAATTTCATCACCAAACTACCACACATTTGACTAAAACTGAGatgaccaaacatattgatgtcaTAATGCATTTTCGGGATACGATTGTATAGGGTGATATtgctatgaaaaaaaatacctatAGTGGATAATCTAATAGATATGATGACTAAACCTATTCctatagttaagttcaggtgttGCTTCGACTTAATTGGTATGGATAGTATCTAAAGGCCCCTTAAGGGTGTGAGAGTGAAGTaatatgaaacatttttttagtttgtttgtATCTTAGGAATTTGAGCCAGAGTAGAGATTGTTGTAAAGTAtcttagattttattttgagttaatTGGAAACTCATTAATAATTTCCTAATAGAAGAAATTCATGTAGGGGTGCTTcctattatcataaaaaaataaaataaaaaatcctattGAGTAATCCTCTTGTATGAGTAAGTATCTTTGATAATTCTACAATTAATTTTCTATATGGAATCTTCCTATGCAATTAGGCAAATATATAGGAAGAGATTTTgacttagagagagagagagtcttTTTTTGGGTGTGATTGGGACTTTGGGATTTGAGAACTTTAGGTTGTGACATCTTTTAACAATAATGGAAGTTCTTCTCTGTCTTCATCCAAGGATGTAGGCTTTAGGTTGAACCACATAAATTGTTGTATGCTTTGTGTgttttctatttccattttcttattttcttctccctATTTTTATTCTATGTCAAAGTTCTtcataacatatcttatataaaagttactattattttttttatgttaaaaatagaaaatgttgggattgagccctaaGAAACATAACTCTATATAAtagattgagattcatttataaatttatttatttatgtttcttggtttctcCTTTATTATCTCATGTGTTTGAGCATATACTATTAGGATAGAaccttaaaagcataacatgatgtaataaactcttggatttcatttgtttaataaagttccagttcacttttatttattctattttcatgcattatatcttGTAAACACTCTAGTCTGCatattttgcattgtacgtgacttaagtgcattaagagttgcatagaagatcctAGTCATGGGTTCCCTATaaataaatgacttgttcacagTCGGTTCATGGGTCTATGCATCCCATTAAAGGTCGTAGTGCACTATcttttaattggagggatgattggtcttgACTATCGGGATAAGTTTCTCATGGGGAGTGCattagtatgtatggttacacattggataagatttatggtgagtcatgactcaaggctatcaagtagtcatgacctcactaaGTTGCtttattatattatcttttaatcttgagagaatattgagcttgtactGAAGTTAACAGTGGCTTTGATCTACGcgtgagatcgtaagttgattatatattccctatagattgggtcactattgatgaaagccaatagcaataggtattctcaatagagacaccatgatatctcttaagATTGAAATAGTGTGTCATTTTGGGTGTCCTAAGGAAGTGTGTTCatgaaaactatggtcatagtagtttcttaagtagaatttgacataggTTCTTTGATAGCTAAAACATGTTagttgaacacataataggaggatctttAACTCAATGATAGAAAATGTACTCTTGAAAGACAAATAGCTtccaccttgttagactactaACATCAGTTCATGAGAACAACGGTCTtgatagtaggtcacgaaccCAAGCACATggtatctcattgttatttatatagaatattggAGTTCAATTAAATCTATGTAGTAAGATgtttgaatcaactttagaattggattctaagggagctagtTGTCACAAGCttattcaaatgagcctccccatggccttatatagagccaggaagcttctggagactcctagagtgggaagagtgtggaaggttctagagaagcctggaggaatccacacaattctacaccatgatggaaggcacgagaggagtccggggttttctagagaaatctagaagactcttgtatatacttgtatataggcttgtacctagaatggtgtaggacattctagaatagtcttgagttgtaaggaaccctccaaggttccagagagttccattggtgcctataaataggtgagggcctcatttggccaaggcaccaagcaagtgagcatccaagcacttgtaaaggcttctttgagtaataaaaagcttccattctttcaagggttgcctaccaagcttcttgaGTTTTCGAGTcgcaagtgtcttagccgagcaagctaagcattggggagcaaggctgacttagcaagatcaactgtcttggcttgtctaagtgccgcacgagcttagtgaacgactaagtccgtgacatagTGCTCCTATAGGTCCTAGTGGTTCCCgctttaagctcatataccttgttggcatgggttatgaaggttggattgactctaagttcacttttgtgcataagagcgttttagtaattatgcaagattgcataggggtaagtgagcAAAGCCTTtgaattgggctaattgattaattaataagcCTTGTTGggttaagtaattaattatgacccattttgggctagattaagtgacccaagcccttagtgggctcaagtcacttaagcccaatagggaaccctataaatacccccatagggtttagggtttccatagtttttttttctaaagagcCAACTTCCACctcaaaagagagagagagaaccatAGCCTCCACTTTCTTTTCCATTCCCATTGGAAGTGTGTTgagatcaaggttcgagtcattgGATGGAAGACTCcaggtttatgagacttcttATAACTTCATTCTTCCTCCTTCATCACATGGACTCGATTCGGTAACATCCAAAACTAAGGTATGTCTTTCATTTACACTTTATGAATCTTTTAAGAGtttaaaaaatgcaatttttccaTTGTGCATAAGATTTAGAAAAGCCTAAGATAGTtttgcatgttcctaacctgatcCGAGCTTGAGAAACAAGAGATATAAGATTTTCCTTTCATACATGcccacatcacttgcattgtacatgacttgggtgtattaggagttgtataaaaaatccaaatcatagGTTCCTTACAGAATGATGAGTATTATTAAGATGGTTTTCCCAtagtgagtgtactagtgtatgtGTTGCATATTGGACAGgacctacaatgaatcatgatgcaagactatcagttgtcatgattcaccaaactactatattgcatagactctcaaccttgagagagtATTGAGcatgtgccaaaatcaataggaggctttgacaTATGGGCGAGACCCTAATgtagtcatatatccctatggattgggttactaTTGATGAAGGTTAGTGTGAAcagatattctcaataaagacaccatgatatctcatggtattgagacaatgtgtccccttgggtgatccgaAAGATATGTGATCTAGAAAACTATTgtcataacaatttttttagtgaaattttgacatatgctcattggagctagaatatgtcaattgatcacataataaaggagatctataactcaaggatttgaaatgtaatcttgataggtgataacattaccttattagattatggacatTAGTTCATAGGGGTTTGGATGTAGTAGATAGTAAGACATGTACCCAAGCTATGctcattgtaatttcataggatattggagtgtagttgattctctttagtggaatgttgaatcaacttcataattggattttgagggagccattattttcctataggtcccaatggtccctacTCAGGCTCTTATTACATGGAGACACGTTTTATTTGAAGGATTTGGTTTTggttcataagtgtgcataaggaTGTTTTGGTAAAAGCGTAAGGTTccactagatcttatgaattgacTTTCTAGTATGTGCTAATTAAGTAATTGGAGTCCATTAgggttgattaattaatttggatcccattaggctagattaagtgacacAAGCTCAATTTAGGCTCAAGTTACTTAAACCCATATGAAGCCTTATAAATACTCCTATTAGGGGTTAGTGTTTCAATTTTTCCTATCATCTTCTAAATAAAGAGCCTCCACAGAGAGAAAACCATAGCCATCATTGAAGAAGGAAAAGACCACTCTTTTCCCATACCTAGCTTCATGTGAGGAGAGATTGAGTAGAAGACTAGTGGATGGACAAGATCTATGATGTTTTGTACGGTTTTGAATTCTTTATCAATAGATTCTGCAGTTTGGAATTGATTTGAGAACTTCCATATTCACATATGAATTACTATCTTCTTTAGATTTATATatctaaatggtttttaaagtCATATTTTCACCtagattgttttctagaaaagcTTAAGATAGATTCATGTACCCTACTAGGTCCAAGGCTAAGGAGTGGAGCAATTCGTGATTCCTAGTAGAAAATAGAAAGTGCAtccaaattatgaaaaatgtgtgGAATGTGTGAATGTGTAACgagaataaaaaattccttttattattcattCATTACTATATTTGTTTAAGTAATAGTaggaattaaataataataataataaaaagatactTCAAAAGCTGATTTTAAAGAACTAAAACTTGAAGAAGGGTGAAGAGAGAACAAGAGTTTTTATTTGGTTgcagaaaaaaaattgtttaaaaattgtttatgaagCCAAGatatctcttttcttttcttttttttttaatcactgTGATTTTGGATTAAATTGTGATCATTGATTAAGCGAGAAAAAGTAAATGGTCTGTTGAAGTTTGACCCTTTACCAAGCAAGGCTGTCCAAATGGGCTAATCGGAAAATGGTAGAAGGTCCTGGAACTTTCGAGGATTACATTTCCTTCCGCAACCACAAGAACTTAAGAAGACCTAGAAGAGCCATGAATGTACTAGAATCTTCTTCCCCATTCTTTATATACTCTACTCATTTGCGTAAGTTGCGTCAGCAAGCAATCCTTCCGATCTAATATTTGATTCCTCCAAGATTCTCAATACAAATTAATACTTGCAAAAACATGTCGCTCTTCATTCCAAGCAGCATGTTCGATCCATTCTCTATGGATATTTGGGATCCCTTCAAAGGCTTCCCTTTCTCCAAAACTCTTGCCGACCCTGAAAGATCCGCCTTTTCTAGCACCAGTTGTGACTGGAAGGAAACTCCAGATGCTCACATCTTCAAGGCTGATCTTCCTGGATTAAAGAAGGAAGAGGTGAAGGTTGAGGTTGAAGAGGGCCCGGTGCTTCAAATCAGTGGAGAAAGGAGCAAAGAGCAAGAAGACAAGAATGGAAAATGGCATCAGATTGAAAGGAGCAGAGGAAAGTTCCTTCGCAGATTCAGACTTCCTGAAAATGCAAAGATGGATGAGGTTAAAGCCAGCATGGAGAATGGTGTGCTTACTGTAACGGTTCCGAAAGAGGAGGTGAAGAAGCCTAAGGTCAAGGCCATTGAGATCTCCGGCTAGACAATATGCTCGGCATTTCAATTAGTTCCTTTGGGAATATCTAACATGAGTGTGTGGAAGTATTGTACTGTGCGTCTTGTTCatattgtaaattttattacaaTGTTATAAAACAAGACTTCTTTTAATTATTCCCAATAAATGTGGGtttaaattctcaaattgaTTAAAATGTGTGAAGCTTATAATTTTCTTTGTCAAATGTGTGAAGCTTCCAATAgattctttataattttctttgtcAAATGTGTGAAGCTTCCAAGTTGGAGACCAAAAGATATTTCATAAAGTATTTTGTGGGAAAATATTTTCACCAAACCACAAAGTAAATTtcatatgattgattttaaatctcaCCCAGTTTTGTAGATGAAGAcataatcattttaaaacataatattgaaaccaagataaaatgaaaaaataacattaatattgAAACATGAATTCAATTCAATCAGCTGCAGGCTTACTTTCACTTCAAATAAATTAGAATctatataataatttgaaagTAATACTTTCTTTAGAAAGCATGTGGCCTATTAGCTCAGCTGGTTAGAGCGTCGTGCTAATAACGCGAAGGTCGCAGGTTCGAGACCTGCATGGGCCAGTTTTTATTCCCCACCacaaatttaaagtttttttttcttttcttttgatttatagAAAGATAACACACTAGAAAATTAAAACTGTTGCAACTTCTATGCAtggttcaatttttatttttatttttcacaaccacaaattcaaaagatatttgaaaaccaaaaaaaaaaaaaaaaaagtaaaatcgATTTATAGGAATACAAAAAACTAGAAATTAGAAATGATGCAAGTTAGGTGTTGTATCCTAGGCtgattgattcaagtttgtATGTGGGTTAGATTAAGTTGCAAGCCTATCTAATGGCCAATTTAATACTTgtttttacctatttatttatttatataaatttctttatatattaatatatttatatttttttaccaatttatattttttatagtcttttttctttaattttaagttttaaatgtttaaattttaaaatgtagaaaatttatataaagaaaaattttcaacctattatttatttactttgcaGGTAAATGTTTTTCAttcctcaattttattttattttttattagaggctgattttatttcaattcttaatttttttagattccTTTCTTCTAAGCTCAtgaatattttcatctttttcttccattatttatttatttatttattgttcatGTACAtgtcttttcttctcttttttttcaccTATTTTTACACTTTGGTGTAACATAGGTGCTATAGTATACTGAATTGGATCAAGTTTGTTGGGGGGTTGGGTACTTAGGttgttaggtttttttttataaaagtacattttttaaacaaataaaatttttaagatagGGTAGATTGGAAAGCATTTCCAAATCTACAACAATTTGGACCAAATTTGATGCTTATGTGGAGAATAAATTGTTGAGTTTGTTAAACATTcctaaaaaaacttgtttttcttctttcccttcctcatttcctccaaaaaaaaaacc from Vitis riparia cultivar Riparia Gloire de Montpellier isolate 1030 chromosome 8, EGFV_Vit.rip_1.0, whole genome shotgun sequence includes the following:
- the LOC117920796 gene encoding trihelix transcription factor ASIL1-like; amino-acid sequence: MDNQAAHPNPRSHHHPFGGGGGGGGGGREDCWSEGATETLVEAWGDRYLELNRGNLRQKDWKEVADAVNSRQNGVKPRKTYIQCKNRIDTLKKKYKLEKSKPAPSSWPFYSRLDYLIGAVAAAAPGGKKFAAAVQRKSPAVTFTVKAGKDKISPSPNHNPNAVVYSGGSSSKSRLQSAGSTESSRGGGLDDGDDEDVVFDGRVRKHRMDSMDLSDGAACRELARAILKFGEIYERIECAKQQQMMDLEKQKMEFTKDLEVQRMHMFMDAQLELEKMKHPKFASGSGKKL
- the LOC117920950 gene encoding class I heat shock protein-like, with translation MSLFIPSSMFDPFSMDIWDPFKGFPFSKTLADPERSAFSSTSCDWKETPDAHIFKADLPGLKKEEVKVEVEEGPVLQISGERSKEQEDKNGKWHQIERSRGKFLRRFRLPENAKMDEVKASMENGVLTVTVPKEEVKKPKVKAIEISG